In a genomic window of beta proteobacterium MWH-UniP1:
- a CDS encoding OmpH family outer membrane protein produces the protein MFLKRLSIGVGLSAMVLLVAPASAQDTKIGFVNTERILRESAPAKASQQKLEQEFAKREKGIQEAAAKLKEASSRLERDATVMPESERVKRQRETAELERDLQRRQREFREDLNQRRNEELAGVIERANRAIRQIAEAEKFDIIFQEAVYASPRIDITEKVLRSLNSAAR, from the coding sequence ATGTTCTTGAAGCGTTTGTCTATTGGCGTTGGCTTATCGGCCATGGTTTTGTTGGTTGCTCCTGCGTCTGCCCAGGACACCAAGATCGGTTTCGTAAATACCGAGCGCATCTTGCGTGAGTCCGCCCCCGCAAAAGCCTCTCAGCAAAAGCTGGAGCAAGAGTTTGCCAAGCGGGAAAAGGGCATTCAGGAAGCCGCCGCTAAGCTGAAAGAAGCCAGTTCCCGTCTTGAGCGTGACGCAACCGTTATGCCCGAATCTGAGCGCGTGAAGCGTCAACGCGAGACGGCCGAGCTTGAGCGTGATCTGCAGCGTCGTCAGCGGGAATTTCGCGAAGACCTGAATCAGCGTCGAAACGAAGAGTTGGCTGGTGTGATCGAGCGCGCGAACCGCGCCATCCGCCAGATTGCGGAAGCTGAGAAGTTCGACATCATCTTCCAAGAGGCCGTCTATGCCTCGCCACGTATCGACATCACTGAAAAAGTGCTGCGCTCGCTGAATTCAGCGGCGCGTTAA